From Aquificota bacterium, one genomic window encodes:
- a CDS encoding glycosyltransferase family 39 protein: MLSRGLFGFLILSFLYFLLGNWILSFTSLDEGRNMSAVQHMLKSKDFILPMYNCQPRFEKPPMLYWLVSISSFLFGLNEFSARLVSGLSAIGLTVLTYLLARDLYSKDIAIKASLILLTFPHLWIESRAVVPEMLNTFFTFAGLYAFLKERFLLGWLALSIAFLTKGPVGVVLCVGVYLLWKRDFRFLNPKGLFLFFVFGFSWYALMIAHHGYEYFYRFFIYENFMRYIGQRSTHPAPFYYYLIVLAVGTLWYLPLYPRLLKGFKREWTPLLLWFSFVLIFFSLASNKLHHYILFAYPPLAILLAHVASKSYLRLAVSLSLLMLISLLPLLYFYQSNRFTPKAYPIVKAYQGPVYFYKAEDSALVYYSERCIERLEDPLRAKGLIITKESHLKDLSSCKLLLKGKEFDGVYALLECNGGLK, translated from the coding sequence ATGCTTTCTCGTGGCCTATTTGGTTTTTTAATCTTATCCTTCCTCTACTTCCTCCTTGGCAACTGGATATTGTCCTTTACTTCCCTTGATGAAGGGAGGAATATGAGCGCAGTCCAGCATATGTTAAAGAGTAAAGACTTTATCCTTCCCATGTATAACTGCCAGCCAAGGTTTGAAAAGCCTCCAATGCTATACTGGCTTGTTTCTATAAGTTCTTTTCTCTTCGGTTTAAATGAATTTTCTGCAAGGCTTGTTTCAGGCCTTTCGGCCATAGGCCTAACAGTCCTAACATACCTTTTGGCAAGAGACCTTTACTCAAAGGACATAGCTATAAAAGCCTCTTTGATACTTCTTACCTTTCCCCATCTTTGGATAGAGTCAAGGGCCGTAGTTCCAGAGATGCTAAATACCTTTTTCACCTTTGCTGGGCTTTACGCCTTTTTAAAGGAAAGGTTCCTTTTGGGCTGGCTTGCCTTGTCCATTGCCTTTCTTACAAAAGGTCCTGTAGGTGTGGTCCTATGCGTAGGTGTTTATCTCCTTTGGAAAAGGGATTTTAGATTTCTCAACCCAAAAGGCTTATTCCTTTTCTTTGTTTTTGGCTTCTCTTGGTATGCCCTCATGATAGCCCATCATGGCTACGAATACTTCTATAGGTTTTTCATATATGAGAACTTTATGAGATACATAGGGCAGAGGTCCACCCATCCTGCACCTTTTTATTATTACCTTATTGTCCTCGCCGTAGGCACCCTTTGGTACCTACCCCTATACCCAAGACTTTTGAAAGGCTTTAAAAGGGAGTGGACCCCTCTACTTCTTTGGTTTTCCTTTGTGCTTATCTTTTTTAGCCTTGCCAGCAACAAGCTACACCACTACATACTCTTTGCCTACCCACCCCTTGCCATCCTTCTGGCCCATGTGGCAAGCAAAAGCTATTTGAGACTCGCTGTTTCCCTCTCCCTACTTATGCTTATCTCTTTGTTGCCCCTTTTATACTTCTACCAGTCCAACAGGTTTACACCCAAGGCATACCCCATAGTCAAAGCCTATCAAGGGCCAGTTTATTTTTACAAGGCAGAAGACTCAGCCTTGGTTTATTACTCAGAAAGATGCATAGAAAGGCTTGAAGACCCCCTTCGGGCGAAAGGCCTAATCATAACAAAGGAAAGCCATCTAAAAGATTTATCGAGTTGCAAACTTCTTCTAAAGGGCAAGGAGTTTGACGGAGTTTATGCCTTGCTTGAGTGTAATGGTGGCTTAAAATAA
- a CDS encoding glycosyltransferase family 39 protein, producing MVYRSAMLSRGLFGFLILSFLYFLLGNWILSFTSLDEGRNMSAVQHMLKSKDFILPMYNCQPRFEKPPMLYWLVSISSFLFGLNEFSARLVSGLSAIGLTVLTYLLARDLYSKDIAIKASLILLTFPHLWIESRAVVPEMLNTFFTFAGLYAFLKERFLLGWLALSIAFLTKGPVGVVLCVGVYLLWKRDFRFLNPKGLFLFFVFGFSWYALMIWFIGVLCFLVAYLVF from the coding sequence ATGGTTTATAGGAGTGCTATGCTTTCTCGTGGCCTATTTGGTTTTTTAATCTTATCCTTCCTCTACTTCCTCCTTGGCAACTGGATATTGTCCTTTACTTCCCTTGATGAAGGGAGGAATATGAGCGCAGTCCAGCATATGTTAAAGAGTAAAGACTTTATCCTTCCCATGTATAACTGCCAGCCAAGGTTTGAAAAGCCTCCAATGCTATACTGGCTTGTTTCTATAAGTTCTTTTCTCTTCGGTTTAAATGAATTTTCTGCAAGGCTTGTTTCAGGCCTTTCGGCCATAGGCCTAACAGTCCTAACATACCTTTTGGCAAGAGACCTTTACTCAAAGGACATAGCTATAAAAGCCTCTTTGATACTTCTTACCTTTCCCCATCTTTGGATAGAGTCAAGGGCCGTAGTTCCAGAGATGCTAAATACCTTTTTCACCTTTGCTGGGCTTTACGCCTTTTTAAAGGAAAGGTTCCTTTTGGGCTGGCTTGCCTTGTCCATTGCCTTTCTTACAAAAGGTCCTGTAGGTGTGGTCCTATGCGTAGGTGTTTATCTCCTTTGGAAAAGGGATTTTAGATTTCTCAACCCAAAAGGCTTATTCCTTTTCTTTGTTTTTGGCTTCTCTTGGTATGCCCTCATGATATGGTTTATAGGAGTGCTATGCTTTCTCGTGGCCTATTTGGTTTTTTAA
- a CDS encoding IS607 family transposase — MKLSQWAKKLGISYKTAWRMYRKGQIPNAVKLPTGSIIVLEDDCVNKNIISDDNTVAIYCRVSDHASKDNLERQAERLKEYAVARGYHIKHVVKEIGSGVNDARPKLMKLLNQNDYKILLVEHKDRLTRFGFTYIKGWLESTGRRIEIVNEADDDKTDLIQDLVSIVYSFSARLYGLRRAKKKTEEIMRVIQDDE; from the coding sequence ATGAAGTTATCACAGTGGGCAAAGAAATTAGGGATAAGCTATAAGACAGCTTGGAGGATGTATCGAAAAGGGCAAATTCCAAATGCTGTAAAGTTGCCTACGGGAAGTATTATAGTTTTAGAGGATGATTGTGTTAATAAAAACATAATTAGCGATGATAATACAGTTGCGATTTATTGTAGAGTATCGGATCATGCAAGTAAGGATAATTTAGAAAGGCAGGCTGAGAGGTTGAAGGAGTATGCTGTAGCGAGAGGATATCATATAAAGCATGTTGTAAAGGAAATAGGGTCAGGCGTTAATGATGCAAGACCTAAATTAATGAAGCTACTTAATCAAAATGATTATAAAATTCTACTTGTGGAACATAAGGATAGGCTTACAAGATTTGGTTTTACTTACATCAAAGGATGGCTTGAAAGCACTGGTAGAAGGATTGAAATAGTAAATGAAGCGGATGATGATAAAACAGATTTGATACAGGATTTGGTTTCAATAGTTTATAGCTTTTCAGCAAGGTTATATGGACTTAGAAGAGCAAAGAAAAAAACAGAGGAGATAATGAGGGTAATTCAAGATGATGAGTGA
- a CDS encoding transposase → MMSEVSEDRIFGSYLFVNYANKGKLEKVRRVLKEYRKTAEDISEYLWNQFFRFGRLPHRKSLNIKHIPSQLSERYKYVCLWQVYSILAGYIANIQRQFANIVFNSSLRREDKLILLALNNVKGWLIYDNDEIEVYDRRDNGLEKKIVKVSEFHKKLAKKIFKHLLKKNRKPRFENISMHLDGKVVEISKKKENGAKSFDYWIKVATLEKGKPVYMPLRANTYAEKVEGEFLNYCQVVEDDTGNIEFRIVKQLKKREYIPLTEKVAIDLGLNPLIATNTGELMGRQFFDFLKKMDEKIVKRMAYIQRNEGLLSRDSKYRKYVKKLREFLKNEINRLLNRLVNLYKPKMIIVEKLDFRSPELSKRMNRLIQNFGKRYLKEKLERLHQLYGIEIVEVNPAYSSQECSCCGYVDKKNRKSTQEFECKFCGKKINAQVNSAKNLLERSSLREFNLNLPKKQLLKVLIKRHLERLKGCKSAPLDILKGNPYYKEFLEDILNPRQDLTLS, encoded by the coding sequence ATGATGAGTGAAGTTAGTGAAGACAGAATATTTGGTTCTTATTTGTTTGTGAATTATGCAAATAAGGGTAAACTGGAAAAAGTTAGAAGGGTTTTAAAAGAATACAGAAAAACAGCTGAGGATATATCGGAATATCTTTGGAACCAGTTCTTTCGTTTTGGAAGGCTTCCGCATAGAAAGTCTCTGAATATCAAGCACATTCCAAGCCAGTTATCAGAACGCTATAAGTATGTGTGTTTATGGCAAGTGTATAGTATATTAGCAGGGTATATAGCTAACATTCAACGACAATTTGCTAACATTGTGTTTAATTCGAGTTTAAGGAGAGAGGATAAATTAATTTTGCTTGCACTTAATAATGTAAAGGGTTGGCTTATCTATGATAACGATGAGATAGAGGTTTATGATAGAAGAGATAATGGGTTGGAGAAAAAGATAGTTAAGGTTTCAGAGTTTCACAAGAAATTGGCAAAAAAGATATTTAAGCATTTGCTCAAGAAGAATAGGAAGCCCCGGTTTGAGAATATTTCAATGCATTTAGACGGGAAGGTTGTAGAGATAAGTAAAAAGAAGGAAAATGGTGCTAAATCTTTCGATTATTGGATAAAGGTTGCTACATTAGAAAAAGGAAAACCAGTCTATATGCCTCTTAGAGCAAATACATATGCAGAGAAGGTAGAGGGGGAGTTTTTAAATTATTGTCAAGTGGTTGAGGATGATACTGGGAATATAGAGTTTAGAATAGTGAAGCAGTTAAAGAAGAGAGAATACATACCGTTAACGGAAAAAGTAGCTATAGATTTAGGGCTAAATCCATTGATTGCTACAAACACTGGAGAGTTAATGGGCAGGCAATTTTTTGATTTTCTAAAGAAGATGGATGAGAAAATTGTTAAACGGATGGCTTATATTCAAAGGAATGAAGGGTTACTAAGTCGAGATAGTAAGTATAGAAAGTATGTGAAAAAGTTGAGGGAGTTTCTTAAGAACGAAATAAATAGACTGTTGAATAGACTTGTTAACCTTTACAAGCCAAAGATGATTATTGTAGAAAAGCTTGACTTTAGAAGTCCTGAACTATCAAAGAGAATGAATAGGCTTATTCAAAACTTTGGTAAGCGTTATTTAAAGGAGAAGTTGGAGAGGTTGCATCAGCTATATGGTATAGAAATAGTAGAAGTTAATCCTGCTTATTCAAGTCAGGAGTGTAGTTGTTGTGGGTATGTAGATAAAAAGAATAGGAAAAGTACGCAAGAATTTGAGTGTAAATTTTGTGGTAAGAAGATAAATGCACAAGTGAATAGTGCTAAAAATCTCCTTGAGAGAAGTTCTCTCAGGGAGTTTAATCTAAATCTGCCGAAAAAGCAACTCCTTAAGGTGTTGATTAAGAGGCACCTTGAGAGACTAAAGGGGTGTAAGAGTGCTCCCCTGGATATTCTCAAGGGAAATCCTTATTACAAGGAGTTCCTTGAGGATATCCTAAACCCTCGGCAGGACCTAACACTAAGTTAG